The Sphingobium sp. JS3065 genome includes a region encoding these proteins:
- a CDS encoding NlpC/P60 family protein: MVTRAEIVAEARRWIGTPYHEQASVRGRGCDCKGLVVGVARACGLPEAEGFHACLANYGPRVDVALLRRGLESELRQVAIPRPGDVLLLRVRGKPQHLGLMVEGGRMVHCWGAGMQQVVSAAWTVGRAQRELDSAWAFPSLLAAEEAVYG; the protein is encoded by the coding sequence ATGGTCACCAGAGCGGAAATCGTGGCGGAAGCGCGGCGTTGGATCGGGACGCCCTATCATGAGCAGGCGAGCGTCCGGGGTCGCGGTTGCGACTGCAAGGGGCTGGTGGTCGGCGTCGCGCGGGCCTGCGGATTGCCCGAGGCAGAGGGATTCCATGCCTGTCTCGCCAATTATGGCCCGCGCGTGGACGTCGCGCTGTTGCGGCGTGGACTTGAAAGCGAGCTGAGGCAGGTCGCCATTCCGCGCCCGGGCGATGTGCTGCTGCTGCGCGTCCGCGGGAAGCCCCAGCATTTGGGTTTGATGGTCGAGGGCGGTCGAATGGTTCATTGTTGGGGCGCGGGAATGCAACAGGTCGTTTCGGCTGCCTGGACCGTGGGCAGGGCGCAGCGGGAACTGGATTCGGCGTGGGCTTTCCCCTCGCTGCTAGCCGCCGAGGAGGCTGTGTATGGCTGA
- a CDS encoding phage tail protein: MADPVSLGFTLVLTAGQMGLQASRKIEGPRLDDRTVSLGDPGDSKNYFLGTRRFESCSFLFAEDLHEVKKRRKTKGGKYTEYKYYGTWANHIADHPIDGVTRIWLDKHLVFDVTGAGPIMPFVSSRTAFAVGGQATVNNPYFTFYLGGEDQEPDPRMLQTVEALHGEGSCPAYRGQAMVVLKDIPLEKFGNRLPQPTIEATCNPVPAYPWETFEVSVPGNRLWGFTYSPDRSIMMWAQDSSFELWDVAARARMIAGTLAVDVGVQDVFGVTNNGAVYALSGGSIVAFNPDFAGVATVGAAPFQDGLRVLQDGNGGEHVVTMGSAFISYFFTCSISGVGGVVTISTPSIGDGSSWTTRGACTDSYGDIWVVGSRAGFFGSWDDLFLYRVVDSGARPGSLGFAHLNVGAFANGAPAEIAHYDGHFIVHWNNALLVKIEDETLTIVDSVARGGDPYNTPKQWANLFPGSPTIWLNGAEVSLSTLQVVRTVTFADWKAEDADGVIYDPLNHALICFPQFSLVITWRYLDRINGDGVTIAACIDMVSGMADAGSDDYNAALCTDTIDGFSFTAGVAKSILSPLLEAHDIDPVSEDFIVRFRPRSGTVEGDVPSGKIVPTGESRFAVNQAKDEDLPLQVTMTFADVDKDQQDNLAVSARAADAVRTKRITPIDMRNMATDADNARHLVDRFMRRQHAEKESYDLSLSDRFRRITPGSVYTLNLDDLTRIGRCVSTRIGADRVTETRWVRDNPSLAGRSAGRGAALDSRTAERIQVPSISKGFILDVPLPTDAADDPTPFMLVAAAPYSSGVFWTGATVYVSDTGDEDEYEPDWAYISYQSAATWGYCNGSLGDALPWVPDNGNSVNVAVQNGLLTSVTMDQLLNDATLNLALIGSEYVQFATATLEGDGTYTLSGFLRGRRGTEQQIGTQLAGAPFLLIDTALVKKTMGASEIGDTDYYKTVSQGREEETARAEWRTFTAAAQKPYSPVHGELLLDTGTGDWSIDAVRRTRIGGANIDGQDVPLGETSESWSCDILDGAAVVRTITGSSLPLGYSSAQQTADFGAPQTSLSVNLYQVSPVLSLRGFPLSITA, from the coding sequence ATGGCTGATCCGGTCTCGCTGGGTTTCACCCTTGTCCTCACGGCGGGGCAGATGGGCCTTCAGGCTTCTCGAAAGATCGAAGGTCCGCGTCTCGACGACCGGACCGTCAGCCTTGGCGATCCGGGGGACAGTAAGAATTATTTTCTGGGAACGCGCCGGTTCGAAAGTTGCAGCTTTCTATTCGCGGAAGACCTGCATGAGGTGAAGAAGAGGCGGAAGACCAAGGGGGGCAAATATACCGAGTATAAATATTACGGCACTTGGGCAAACCACATTGCCGATCATCCTATCGACGGGGTGACCCGCATCTGGCTCGACAAGCATCTGGTGTTCGATGTCACCGGCGCTGGACCGATCATGCCTTTCGTTTCGTCACGTACTGCCTTTGCGGTTGGTGGGCAGGCAACGGTCAACAATCCCTATTTCACCTTCTATCTTGGCGGGGAGGACCAGGAGCCGGACCCTCGCATGTTGCAAACCGTAGAGGCGCTTCACGGTGAGGGCAGTTGTCCCGCCTATCGCGGGCAGGCGATGGTGGTGCTGAAGGACATCCCGCTGGAGAAGTTCGGCAATCGACTGCCACAGCCGACGATTGAGGCGACCTGCAATCCCGTGCCCGCCTATCCATGGGAAACCTTCGAGGTTTCGGTTCCCGGTAACCGCTTGTGGGGATTTACCTATTCACCTGATCGCTCGATCATGATGTGGGCGCAGGATTCCTCATTCGAATTGTGGGATGTGGCGGCAAGGGCGCGGATGATCGCGGGAACCCTGGCGGTCGACGTCGGCGTGCAGGATGTGTTCGGGGTCACGAACAACGGCGCCGTGTACGCGCTGAGCGGCGGCAGCATCGTCGCCTTCAATCCTGACTTCGCCGGCGTGGCCACGGTCGGTGCTGCGCCTTTCCAGGATGGATTGAGGGTCCTTCAGGACGGCAATGGCGGCGAGCATGTGGTCACCATGGGATCCGCCTTTATTTCCTACTTCTTCACCTGCTCGATCAGCGGGGTGGGCGGCGTCGTGACAATTTCCACGCCGTCGATCGGTGACGGCAGTTCCTGGACGACGCGGGGGGCCTGCACTGACAGCTATGGAGACATCTGGGTGGTCGGCAGCAGGGCTGGTTTCTTCGGAAGCTGGGACGATCTGTTTCTTTACCGGGTCGTGGATAGCGGTGCGCGACCAGGTTCGCTTGGCTTCGCGCACCTCAATGTCGGCGCCTTCGCCAATGGCGCGCCAGCGGAAATCGCGCACTATGACGGGCATTTCATCGTTCACTGGAACAATGCCCTGCTGGTCAAGATTGAAGACGAGACCCTGACTATCGTGGATTCGGTTGCCCGCGGCGGCGATCCCTACAACACCCCGAAGCAATGGGCTAACCTGTTCCCCGGCTCGCCCACGATCTGGCTGAACGGCGCGGAGGTTTCCCTTTCAACCTTGCAGGTCGTCCGTACCGTCACATTTGCCGATTGGAAGGCGGAGGATGCGGATGGGGTCATCTATGATCCATTGAACCATGCCCTTATCTGCTTCCCGCAGTTCTCTCTGGTGATCACCTGGCGCTATCTGGACCGAATCAACGGTGATGGCGTGACGATTGCGGCCTGCATCGACATGGTCAGCGGAATGGCAGATGCCGGATCTGACGATTACAACGCCGCGCTGTGCACCGACACGATCGATGGGTTCAGTTTCACGGCAGGGGTGGCGAAGTCCATCCTTTCGCCGCTGCTGGAGGCGCATGACATCGATCCCGTCTCGGAAGACTTCATCGTTCGGTTCCGTCCCCGGAGCGGGACGGTCGAGGGTGACGTTCCGTCGGGAAAGATCGTACCAACGGGGGAATCCCGGTTTGCCGTCAACCAGGCGAAGGATGAGGATCTGCCGTTGCAGGTCACCATGACCTTTGCTGATGTCGACAAGGATCAGCAGGATAATCTCGCCGTCTCGGCCCGCGCCGCCGACGCGGTGAGGACGAAGCGGATCACGCCGATCGACATGCGGAACATGGCAACCGATGCGGATAACGCCCGCCATTTGGTCGACCGCTTCATGCGGCGGCAGCATGCGGAAAAGGAAAGCTACGACCTTTCCCTGTCAGACAGGTTTCGCAGGATCACGCCGGGAAGCGTCTATACGCTCAATCTCGACGATCTGACTCGGATCGGTCGTTGCGTCTCCACCCGCATCGGCGCCGACCGCGTGACCGAGACCCGATGGGTCCGCGACAATCCATCTCTGGCCGGCCGCAGCGCTGGCCGAGGGGCGGCGCTGGATTCGCGCACGGCCGAGCGCATCCAGGTGCCCTCGATTTCCAAAGGCTTCATCCTCGACGTGCCGCTGCCCACCGATGCGGCGGACGATCCGACGCCCTTCATGCTGGTGGCAGCCGCGCCCTATTCCTCCGGCGTCTTCTGGACCGGCGCAACCGTCTATGTCAGCGACACCGGCGACGAGGACGAATATGAGCCGGACTGGGCTTATATCTCCTACCAGAGCGCGGCGACCTGGGGCTACTGCAACGGTTCGCTGGGAGATGCGCTGCCATGGGTGCCGGACAACGGCAACAGCGTGAACGTCGCCGTTCAGAACGGCCTGCTGACCAGCGTCACCATGGATCAACTGTTGAACGATGCGACGCTCAACCTCGCGCTGATCGGCTCCGAATATGTCCAGTTCGCGACCGCTACGCTGGAGGGGGACGGAACCTACACGCTCTCCGGCTTCCTCCGGGGGCGCCGGGGGACGGAACAGCAGATCGGAACGCAGCTCGCAGGCGCGCCTTTCCTGCTGATCGACACGGCGTTGGTCAAAAAGACGATGGGCGCGTCGGAGATTGGCGACACCGACTATTACAAGACGGTTAGTCAGGGGCGCGAGGAGGAAACGGCGCGGGCGGAATGGCGCACCTTCACGGCCGCAGCGCAGAAGCCCTATTCTCCCGTCCATGGCGAACTGCTGCTCGACACCGGGACCGGCGACTGGTCGATCGACGCGGTTCGTCGCACCCGCATCGGCGGCGCCAATATCGATGGCCAGGACGTGCCGCTGGGCGAAACAAGCGAGAGCTGGTCCTGCGATATATTGGATGGTGCGGCGGTGGTACGGACCATCACCGGCAGCAGTCTGCCGCTGGGTTATAGCAGCGCACAGCAGACGGCCGACTTCGGGGCGCCCCAGACCAGTCTGAGCGTCAACCTCTACCAGGTGTCGCCGGTGCTTTCTCTGCGCGGCTTTCCCCTCTCGATCACAGCCTAA
- a CDS encoding DUF2793 domain-containing protein codes for MNLPRTGGSEWAEAQATPWNTVNPTMRGLDAFATRAIIEDRNLTAPPGACDDGACYLVATSPTGAWSGEAGMLAVAKGEDASNGWIFIDVAVEGVHLYVRDEDLTIYHDGAGWDVVPVASNVRAVSFQVVGSAPTLSELLLAWTPAAGETVLFADDFAGATYKKTSAGSSNPASTYTMDVKKNGASVGSIAISTSGTITFATSGTTVSIIGGTDILEVFGSATPDSGAVGYTFTLKGTF; via the coding sequence ATGAACCTGCCACGCACAGGCGGCTCCGAATGGGCGGAGGCGCAGGCCACGCCATGGAACACCGTCAATCCGACCATGCGCGGCCTGGATGCCTTTGCCACCCGGGCGATCATAGAAGACCGGAACCTGACGGCGCCGCCCGGCGCCTGCGACGACGGCGCATGCTATCTGGTGGCGACCTCGCCCACCGGCGCATGGTCGGGCGAGGCGGGCATGCTGGCGGTCGCCAAGGGCGAGGATGCCAGCAACGGCTGGATTTTCATCGACGTCGCCGTCGAGGGCGTTCACCTCTACGTGCGGGATGAGGATCTGACGATCTATCATGACGGTGCCGGCTGGGATGTCGTGCCGGTGGCCTCGAATGTGCGTGCCGTATCCTTCCAGGTTGTCGGGTCCGCCCCGACGCTCAGCGAACTGTTGCTCGCCTGGACGCCCGCCGCTGGGGAAACCGTCCTCTTCGCCGACGATTTTGCAGGGGCGACATACAAGAAAACGAGCGCGGGCTCATCCAATCCTGCGTCGACCTATACGATGGACGTCAAGAAAAACGGGGCTTCGGTCGGCAGCATCGCCATTTCGACCAGCGGGACGATCACCTTTGCGACCAGCGGCACGACGGTGTCGATCATCGGCGGGACCGACATTCTGGAGGTGTTCGGATCGGCGACGCCGGACTCGGGCGCGGTCGGATACACCTTTACCCTGAAGGGAACATTCTGA
- a CDS encoding TIGR02594 family protein, which yields MGSTDPAWLVAARQLLGTREAAGIANSATILGWAKLLGLKVLGIVYNADSVPWCGLFVAHCLRAGGVDLSGMKVGVRAKAWAMWGANLAADFLSPGAILVFEREGGGHVAFYVGEDATHYHVIGGNQGDRVSIMRLAKSRCIARRWPRGVPVVGGPVRLGVSSAPVSRNEA from the coding sequence ATGGGTTCGACAGATCCCGCATGGCTCGTGGCTGCGCGGCAACTTCTCGGTACGCGCGAGGCGGCCGGGATCGCGAACAGTGCGACGATCCTCGGCTGGGCCAAGCTGCTGGGCCTGAAGGTGCTGGGCATCGTCTACAACGCCGACAGCGTGCCCTGGTGCGGCCTGTTCGTGGCGCACTGCCTGCGCGCTGGCGGCGTCGATCTTTCCGGCATGAAGGTCGGGGTACGTGCGAAGGCATGGGCCATGTGGGGCGCCAATCTGGCGGCTGATTTCCTTTCGCCGGGGGCGATCCTTGTCTTCGAACGCGAAGGGGGTGGCCATGTCGCCTTCTATGTGGGGGAGGATGCCACCCATTATCATGTCATCGGCGGCAATCAGGGGGACCGGGTCAGCATCATGCGACTGGCCAAGAGCCGCTGCATCGCCCGGCGCTGGCCCCGTGGCGTCCCCGTTGTCGGCGGCCCTGTCCGTCTCGGCGTTTCCAGCGCGCCTGTGTCGAGGAATGAGGCATGA
- a CDS encoding tyrosine-type recombinase/integrase — protein MPLKELEAKNAKPKDRAYKLADSEGLFLLVQPNGSKLWRMKYRFGGKEKLLSFGAYPDLGISAAREKRCAAKQLLAQSKDPMANKADMMPEGAATFLSVAQRWHENRESSLDAAHSQRVWSRLERDVFPALGSKMMHEITPPDVLEMIRKIEARGALDISRRAKQGVGQIFQFAIACGLVSSDPTTHLRGALKPRPRVKHMSRLPLTELPQFLLKLKKYEEEGDRRSAITRDAVTFALLTWVRTKELRFAVRSEFEDLDGKAPVWRIPAERMKMGREHFVPLSKQAATIAQRMIIASTGEFLFPGVAPKKPLSENTMIYALYRLGYHSRQTVHGFRGLASTWANEQLVEFGKPAMWIRRYHEDWVEMQLAHSEDNEVRGAYNAAEYLVPRRRMMQDWADFLADQEKMGSSQTRKKAA, from the coding sequence ATGCCTCTCAAAGAGTTGGAAGCCAAAAACGCCAAGCCAAAAGACCGTGCCTATAAACTGGCCGACAGTGAGGGATTGTTCCTCCTGGTGCAGCCAAACGGTTCAAAGCTTTGGCGTATGAAGTACCGGTTCGGCGGCAAGGAGAAGCTGCTGTCGTTCGGTGCCTATCCTGATCTGGGGATTTCTGCTGCGCGCGAAAAACGTTGTGCGGCCAAACAGTTGCTCGCCCAGAGCAAGGATCCGATGGCCAACAAGGCGGACATGATGCCTGAAGGCGCGGCTACATTCTTGTCCGTTGCTCAACGCTGGCACGAGAACCGAGAATCAAGCCTCGATGCTGCCCATTCGCAGCGCGTCTGGTCACGGCTAGAACGCGATGTGTTCCCCGCCTTGGGGAGCAAGATGATGCATGAGATCACTCCGCCAGACGTGCTTGAGATGATCCGTAAGATTGAGGCGCGGGGAGCTCTGGATATCAGCCGTCGGGCCAAGCAGGGTGTCGGTCAGATCTTCCAATTCGCGATCGCTTGTGGATTGGTATCTTCCGATCCGACTACCCACCTGCGGGGCGCCTTGAAGCCTCGTCCGCGCGTCAAGCATATGAGCCGGCTGCCGCTGACTGAGTTGCCTCAGTTCTTGCTGAAGCTCAAAAAGTATGAGGAGGAGGGAGACCGGCGGTCTGCGATCACTCGCGACGCTGTGACGTTTGCGCTCCTGACTTGGGTCAGAACCAAGGAGCTTCGGTTCGCTGTGAGATCCGAGTTTGAAGACCTGGACGGCAAAGCGCCGGTTTGGCGGATTCCCGCTGAACGGATGAAGATGGGCCGCGAGCACTTTGTGCCGCTCTCAAAGCAGGCTGCAACGATCGCCCAGCGCATGATTATCGCCAGTACCGGCGAATTCCTGTTTCCCGGGGTGGCGCCGAAGAAGCCGCTGTCCGAGAATACCATGATCTATGCTTTGTATCGCCTCGGATATCATTCGAGGCAGACTGTGCATGGCTTCAGGGGACTTGCGAGCACGTGGGCAAACGAGCAACTGGTTGAATTCGGCAAACCGGCCATGTGGATACGAAGGTATCACGAGGACTGGGTCGAAATGCAACTGGCCCACTCAGAGGACAATGAGGTGCGCGGGGCCTACAATGCTGCCGAGTATTTGGTCCCACGGCGCAGGATGATGCAGGACTGGGCTGACTTTCTCGCCGATCAGGAGAAAATGGGTTCGTCGCAAACACGCAAGAAGGCTGCTTGA
- a CDS encoding DUF5818 domain-containing protein: MKRSDLSGSRKRVVGILSHGQRGLILTTNEDEVWILERDECGDDLVGSKVIVEGVVTGFDRLRVDWIGSA; the protein is encoded by the coding sequence ATGAAGAGGTCTGATTTGAGTGGCTCACGCAAACGCGTGGTCGGTATTTTGAGCCACGGCCAACGCGGCTTGATCCTGACCACAAACGAGGATGAAGTATGGATCCTCGAGCGCGACGAATGCGGCGATGACCTTGTCGGGAGCAAGGTCATCGTGGAAGGGGTAGTCACCGGCTTCGATCGTCTGCGCGTTGACTGGATTGGCAGCGCATAG
- a CDS encoding lytic transglycosylase domain-containing protein, translated as MRLKFVGLAMVAACVCSGPPAFAQEQIAAPPENQELQTTGFRVEEKPDGFQLVTHGVWKAPASEQAVAMAPSIGPNPFYATKPIRGSAKQATSFRRAVYLPHVYAAEAQFSLPSGLLDALIWTESRYNPVAVSRAGAAGLGQLMPGTARDLGVSNRFDPKENLLGAARYLRQMLDKFGVVHLAVAAYNAGPGAVERSGGIPLNGETPGYVRDVLNRWRF; from the coding sequence ATGAGACTGAAATTCGTTGGCTTGGCCATGGTGGCAGCATGCGTATGCAGCGGGCCACCTGCGTTTGCCCAGGAGCAAATAGCCGCCCCGCCCGAAAACCAGGAACTACAAACCACGGGTTTTCGCGTGGAGGAAAAGCCCGACGGTTTTCAACTGGTGACGCATGGAGTGTGGAAAGCCCCGGCATCCGAACAAGCCGTTGCGATGGCTCCTTCTATCGGACCTAACCCATTCTATGCGACCAAGCCGATCCGCGGTTCGGCCAAACAGGCGACAAGCTTCAGGAGGGCGGTGTACTTGCCGCACGTCTATGCCGCTGAGGCACAGTTTTCTCTGCCTTCGGGGCTGCTCGACGCGCTCATCTGGACCGAATCGCGGTATAATCCTGTCGCCGTCAGTAGAGCTGGAGCGGCTGGCCTTGGGCAACTGATGCCTGGCACCGCGCGTGACCTCGGAGTCTCGAACCGGTTCGACCCGAAGGAAAACCTCCTGGGAGCCGCGCGCTACCTGCGGCAGATGCTCGACAAGTTTGGGGTGGTTCACCTCGCGGTGGCCGCCTACAACGCTGGCCCCGGCGCCGTGGAACGCTCCGGAGGCATCCCGCTCAACGGCGAAACTCCTGGCTACGTCCGGGATGTGCTCAACCGTTGGCGATTCTGA
- a CDS encoding toprim domain-containing protein has protein sequence MPRTRVQERLEKRAREIVEALDGTWSRSRGMCCCPAHDDRTPSLSVTIGVRAILFHCFAGCSNEAVLASLGRIGVKAAELFDGRGEPIAARTRDDVVNQNALRLWRAASALTDGPAQAYLAGRQIRISSPDLRYHARTPLGPKGSVRFLPAMLAAVRNDEGILALHRTFLEPKTSSLARFDGPKRALGSLGSGTVRLAMPRGGRLGLAEGIESALSAQQLFGIPCWATLGNERFGLVTIPESVRELHLFIDHDAGGNLAEERAREAYHCDGRRIVPRRPVRDGEDWNDVLTARTKAGA, from the coding sequence ATGCCCCGTACCCGAGTGCAGGAACGCCTGGAAAAGCGTGCCCGAGAAATTGTCGAAGCCCTTGATGGCACCTGGTCGCGGTCACGCGGCATGTGCTGCTGCCCTGCACATGACGATCGGACGCCGTCGCTGAGCGTCACCATCGGCGTCCGCGCGATCCTGTTCCACTGCTTTGCCGGGTGCTCGAATGAGGCGGTCCTGGCGAGCCTGGGCCGGATCGGTGTCAAAGCTGCCGAACTCTTCGACGGCAGAGGGGAGCCGATTGCGGCGCGGACCAGGGACGACGTTGTAAACCAGAACGCCCTCAGGCTGTGGCGGGCAGCCTCGGCCCTGACGGATGGCCCGGCACAAGCCTATCTTGCGGGCCGCCAGATCAGGATATCGTCGCCCGACCTACGCTACCACGCTCGTACACCGCTTGGCCCCAAGGGATCGGTTCGGTTTCTGCCTGCCATGCTCGCCGCTGTTCGCAACGACGAGGGCATACTGGCACTTCACCGGACATTCCTTGAGCCGAAAACTTCCAGCTTGGCGCGTTTCGATGGCCCCAAGCGCGCGCTGGGCAGCCTTGGCTCGGGCACGGTGCGGTTGGCCATGCCGCGCGGCGGCAGGCTCGGCCTTGCTGAGGGCATCGAAAGCGCACTTTCAGCCCAGCAGCTCTTTGGGATCCCGTGTTGGGCGACTCTCGGCAATGAGCGGTTTGGGCTGGTGACCATTCCTGAAAGCGTGCGCGAACTCCACCTGTTCATCGATCACGATGCCGGTGGCAACCTTGCCGAAGAGCGCGCTCGCGAGGCCTATCATTGCGATGGCCGCCGCATCGTACCGAGGCGCCCCGTGCGGGACGGCGAAGACTGGAACGATGTCCTGACGGCGCGCACCAAGGCTGGCGCCTGA
- a CDS encoding strawberry notch-like NTP hydrolase domain-containing protein, whose amino-acid sequence MSNLSPALAFPISPEPLVLSAARSLAARLDAGEVITRPILNTVLAEQFGGSDADARWSVRDAHAALELAQVLWLQNSPQLRLSSPPETARDVFDRLGAQLPSQTVRSEEQIELQQFATPPNLAWLAARACAFGASEVALEPSAGTGMLAVWAEAAGARLALNEISPLRRECLANLFPQATLSGHDGELIDELLDPNLAPSVVLMNPPYSHGVERGADGRTGGRHLRSAWKRLTAGGRLVAVMPEWFDLHRFVSGAAGPIAVRLNARIERAFVRSGTSITTRLIVLDKTLPSNDPVAATTSTLSELCDLIDTLPLREAAQFPAAMATRPQGALLSLVTAGSRLRPVPPARAGVSTGFVPCTFEALAEPAPIAEQVGHYLPYRPSRILIPDAADHPTPLVESVAMGSITAPIPTQVPLLPSGLIAKGLLSSAQAETLIYAANAHARDLPGRFAPEDKGCILKPSAEGHAYRMGYFLGDGTGAGKGRQVASVILDRWVRSEKRHIWISKNEALLEDARRDWLALGGLPIDIQPLGQWKLGTQVSMREGILFVTYPTLRSGRSDATRLDQIIEWAGEHFDGLIVFDEAHAMANAAGGEGSRGRVKGSEQGIAGVRLQNLLPRARVLYASATGASDVNNLAYATRLGLWGPETAFANRETFVADIRDGGIAAMELVARDLKSLGLYTARALSFAGVEYDILEHCLTEDQIEVYDAYAEAWAILWRAAHKMPYREEAVMRRSAA is encoded by the coding sequence ATGTCCAATTTATCGCCCGCGCTTGCCTTTCCAATCTCTCCCGAGCCTTTGGTCCTTTCGGCAGCAAGATCGCTCGCAGCCCGCCTTGATGCTGGCGAGGTCATCACGCGTCCCATTCTCAACACCGTGCTGGCCGAGCAGTTCGGCGGCAGCGATGCCGATGCCCGCTGGTCGGTCCGCGATGCCCATGCCGCGCTCGAACTCGCGCAAGTCCTCTGGTTGCAGAATAGCCCGCAGCTCAGGCTGTCATCACCGCCCGAAACAGCCAGGGACGTGTTTGACCGGCTTGGAGCCCAGTTGCCGAGCCAGACTGTGCGAAGCGAAGAGCAAATCGAGTTGCAACAGTTTGCCACACCGCCAAACCTCGCCTGGCTTGCCGCACGCGCTTGCGCCTTCGGCGCATCCGAGGTGGCGCTCGAACCATCTGCTGGCACGGGGATGCTGGCGGTGTGGGCCGAGGCCGCTGGTGCCCGTCTTGCCTTGAATGAAATCTCGCCGCTGCGCCGTGAATGCCTTGCCAACCTGTTTCCGCAAGCCACGCTTTCCGGCCATGATGGCGAGCTGATCGACGAATTGCTCGATCCCAATCTTGCCCCCAGCGTCGTCCTCATGAACCCGCCCTATTCCCATGGGGTGGAGCGCGGGGCTGATGGGCGAACGGGCGGTCGGCACCTGCGCTCGGCCTGGAAGCGGCTAACGGCAGGCGGCAGGCTCGTTGCTGTGATGCCAGAGTGGTTCGATCTGCATCGCTTTGTTTCAGGCGCGGCCGGTCCTATCGCTGTGCGCCTCAATGCCCGGATCGAACGCGCTTTCGTGCGTTCGGGCACCTCGATCACGACCAGGCTTATCGTCCTCGACAAGACCCTGCCGAGCAACGATCCCGTTGCCGCGACCACATCCACGCTTTCCGAGCTGTGTGATCTCATCGATACCCTTCCGCTGAGGGAGGCTGCCCAATTCCCGGCGGCGATGGCTACGAGGCCGCAGGGAGCTCTGCTGAGCCTTGTAACTGCGGGGAGCAGGCTGCGTCCTGTGCCACCTGCTCGCGCAGGCGTCTCGACGGGCTTTGTCCCGTGCACCTTCGAGGCGTTGGCCGAACCCGCGCCGATCGCCGAGCAGGTCGGGCATTATCTGCCCTATCGGCCAAGTCGCATTTTGATCCCGGATGCCGCCGATCATCCAACGCCCTTGGTCGAGTCCGTAGCCATGGGTTCGATCACCGCGCCAATCCCGACACAAGTGCCTTTGCTGCCTTCTGGCCTCATCGCCAAGGGACTGCTCTCTTCGGCGCAGGCGGAAACACTGATCTATGCGGCCAATGCTCATGCGCGCGATCTTCCGGGCAGGTTCGCGCCGGAAGACAAAGGCTGCATCCTCAAACCCAGCGCCGAAGGTCATGCCTATCGTATGGGATACTTCCTCGGCGACGGCACCGGGGCTGGGAAGGGGCGCCAGGTCGCCAGCGTCATTCTCGACCGCTGGGTGCGCAGTGAGAAACGCCATATCTGGATATCCAAGAACGAAGCCCTGTTGGAGGATGCACGGCGCGACTGGTTGGCCCTGGGAGGCCTGCCCATCGACATTCAGCCGCTCGGTCAATGGAAGCTCGGCACGCAGGTTTCGATGCGGGAGGGTATTCTATTCGTCACCTATCCGACCCTGCGCTCCGGCAGGAGCGATGCCACCCGTCTCGACCAGATCATCGAATGGGCGGGTGAACATTTCGACGGGCTGATCGTCTTCGATGAAGCGCACGCCATGGCCAATGCCGCTGGGGGTGAGGGTTCGCGTGGCCGTGTCAAAGGTTCAGAACAGGGCATCGCCGGCGTGCGCCTGCAGAACCTGCTGCCCCGCGCCCGAGTGCTCTACGCCTCGGCGACCGGTGCCTCGGACGTCAACAACCTCGCCTATGCCACGCGCCTGGGACTCTGGGGGCCGGAGACTGCCTTTGCCAACCGCGAAACTTTCGTGGCCGATATCCGTGATGGCGGTATCGCTGCAATGGAACTGGTCGCGCGCGATCTCAAGTCACTCGGCCTCTACACGGCGCGCGCCTTGTCTTTCGCGGGCGTCGAATACGACATTCTCGAGCATTGCCTCACAGAGGACCAGATCGAGGTCTACGATGCCTACGCCGAGGCCTGGGCGATCTTATGGCGAGCTGCGCATAAGATGCCTTATCGCGAGGAAGCGGTAATGCGGAGGAGCGCGGCGTAA